The Prochlorococcus marinus XMU1408 region GGTAGGTTTGCATAGCTATGGATGGTTCTTTGATGCTTAGCAATTAATAATATGTAAGCTATTTTTTTATAATTTTTCCATTCTGTGCATCATTTGCTACTTTTCTTAGTGCATCACAACCTTCCTTAAGGGTTGGGTAAGCAAACATACCGCTACCAGCTATAAAGCAATTTGCCCCTGCTGCGCAGCATTGAGATAAAGACCAATCTGCTTTTATTCCTCCATCAACTTCTATATCCACGTTGTATCCATTGTCTAAAATTAGTTTTCTTAATTGAGTAATCTTGTTAAGCATTGTTGGAATATAAGCTTGACCGCCAAAGCCAGGATTAACAGTCATAACAAGTACGTGATCAACCATATCTAGTACATCTTTCACCATGTCCATCGGTGTATGAGGATTAAGAGCTACTGATGGAGACCCTCCTAACTGTCTAATTTTTCCAAGAATTCGATGAAGGTGAATATTTGCCTCAGCATGAGCAATGACGACACCAGGTTCTCCATTTGCACCTTTACTTGCTTCTACATATCCCTCAAGCATGGTTTCACAGTTGTATTGACTAACCATTAATTGAGTCTCGAACGGAACGTTGCAGTACTTACGGCAGGCAGTGATCATTTCAGGTCCGAAGGTAAGATTTGGAACAAAGTTCCCATCCATAACATCAAATTGAATTCGGTCTACACCTGCTAATTCAAGGTCTTTTACGCACTGTCCCATATTTGCCCAGTCTGCTGGTAAAACTGATGGAATTATTTGAACAGGACGGTGCTCAGAAAAAATTGCGGATGAAATGGATTGGATCATTGTTTTTTGTCTAATGGCAAAGATTCTATTAATTCATGGTCACAAGTTCTAGTGTGACCTTGCACTGATACAGTAAATATCGCTTATCAACAGATAATAAGTTTTTTGTGAGTACTTTTTTCTAAGCATTTTTCAATGCCCTTAATTACTTACAATATTGTCTGCCTAATGGCGTAAATTTCTTTACCTAGCTGCAAAAAGTGGATCGTACTCTCGTCCAAGAAATTCTTGAAGTAGTTGAGCAAGCTGCAATTGCTTCTGCTCAATTGACTGGTTTGGGTCAAAAAGATGAGGCTGATGCAGCTGCCGTAGAGGCAATGCGAAAAAGAATGGGAACGATTCAGATGAAAGGAAGGATCGTTATTGGAGAAGGAGAAAGAGACGAAGCTCCAATGCTTTACATCGGAGAAGAAGTTGGATCAGGCACAGGCCCTGGTGTTGATTTTGCAGTAGACCCCTGTGAAGGTACGAATTTATGTGCTAACAGCCAGCGTGGATCTATGGCTGTTCTAGCCGCATCAGATCGTGGAGGCTTGTTCAATGCTCCAGATTTTTATATGAATAAATTAGCTGCGCCTCCAGCAGCTAAGGGCAAAGTTGATATAAGAAAAACTCCTACAGAAAATATAAAAATCTTGAGTGAATGCCTTGGTATTGCGATAAGTGATTTAACTATTGTTGTTATGGATAGGGCCAGACACAAAAATTTAGTTACTGAAATTAGATCAGTTGGTGCAAGGATTCAACCTATATCAGATGGTGATGTTCAAGCCGCAATAGCTTGTGGCTTTGAGGGAACAGGAACTCATTGCTTGATGGGGATTGGCGCAGCTCCAGAAGGAGTCATTTCAGCTGCAGCCATGCGGGCGCTTGGTGGCCATTTTCAAGGACAACTTGTATACGATCCTGCGATTGCTCAAACATCTGAATGGGCAGACTATACAAAAGAAGGAAATATCAAAAGATTGAATGAAATGGGCATAACTGATATTGATAAAATATATGAAGCAAATGAACTTGCCTCAGGCGAAAATGTTGTTTTTGCTGGAAGTGGCATTACTGATGGATTGCTTTTTGATGGAGTAAAATTTGAAAAAGATTGCACTAGAACAAGCAGTCTTGTAATTAGTACGCTTGATCAAACAGCAAGATTTACTAATACAGTTCACATCAAAGATGGTGCTCAAAGCATCTCTTTGAAGTGAGATTTAAGTAAATGAAGTAAGGGGCTATTTATGCATATTGCTGTCGTCGGTCTTAGCCATCGCACGGCCCCAGTCGAAGTGCGTGAAAAGCTAAGTATCCCAGAAGAGCTTATTGAAAAGTCTTTTAATAATTTAAAGAAAATTGATCAAATATTAGAAGTTTCAATACTAAGTACATGCAACAGACTTGAAATTTATAGCTTAGTTAAGGACCCTCAATTAGGAATAGAAGCTATTAAATCTTTTCTTCTAGATTTTTCCGGCCTCGAGGGAGATCTTTTGTTTCCCCATTTGTTTGATTTTGTTCAAGAGAAAGCAGTTTCTCATGTAATGAGAGTATCTGCTGGTTTGGATAGTTTAGTTTTAGGGGAAGGACAGATTCTTTCTCAAGTAAAAAAAATGGTACGTCTTGGGCAAGATCATCAAAGTTTAGGACCTATTTTGAATAGGTTATTAACTCAGGCAGTTAGTACCGGTAAGCGCGTTAGAAGCGAGACAAACCTTGGAAGTGGCGCAGTGTCTATAAGTTCAGCAGCTGTTGAACTTGCTCAATTAAAACTAGGTCAAACGCATGGAAAAGATCAATTAATGACTTTAGAGACCGAAAAGGTTGCAGTCGTTGGAGCTGGAAGAATGAGTAGGTTGTTGCTTCAACATCTTCAATCAAAAGGATGTTCTTCGCTAACTCTTTTAAATAGAACAAAAAAAAGGGCTGAGGATCTTTCTGCTGCTTTCCCCGAGATTCAAATTGATTGTAGATTAATTGATGAGCTTGATAGCTGTCTTTCGATTAGCACTCTTGTATTTACAAGCACAGCAGCTAATGAGCCAATTATTGATGCAGAAAAATTGATGAAAATTGAGAGGAGGCCATTATTAAGACTTATTGATATTGGAGTCCCAAGAAATATTTCTTCTGATGCGAAATCTATTTCTGGAATTGAATCTCATGATGTTGATGATCTTCAAGAAGTTGTTTCACGTAATCAAGAGGCAAGACAAAAACTTGCTTTAGAAGCAGAAGGCTTAATTGAAGAAGAATGTCGTATTTTTCTTGAATGGTGGGACAG contains the following coding sequences:
- the glpX gene encoding class II fructose-bisphosphatase, which codes for MDRTLVQEILEVVEQAAIASAQLTGLGQKDEADAAAVEAMRKRMGTIQMKGRIVIGEGERDEAPMLYIGEEVGSGTGPGVDFAVDPCEGTNLCANSQRGSMAVLAASDRGGLFNAPDFYMNKLAAPPAAKGKVDIRKTPTENIKILSECLGIAISDLTIVVMDRARHKNLVTEIRSVGARIQPISDGDVQAAIACGFEGTGTHCLMGIGAAPEGVISAAAMRALGGHFQGQLVYDPAIAQTSEWADYTKEGNIKRLNEMGITDIDKIYEANELASGENVVFAGSGITDGLLFDGVKFEKDCTRTSSLVISTLDQTARFTNTVHIKDGAQSISLK
- a CDS encoding glutamyl-tRNA reductase, encoding MHIAVVGLSHRTAPVEVREKLSIPEELIEKSFNNLKKIDQILEVSILSTCNRLEIYSLVKDPQLGIEAIKSFLLDFSGLEGDLLFPHLFDFVQEKAVSHVMRVSAGLDSLVLGEGQILSQVKKMVRLGQDHQSLGPILNRLLTQAVSTGKRVRSETNLGSGAVSISSAAVELAQLKLGQTHGKDQLMTLETEKVAVVGAGRMSRLLLQHLQSKGCSSLTLLNRTKKRAEDLSAAFPEIQIDCRLIDELDSCLSISTLVFTSTAANEPIIDAEKLMKIERRPLLRLIDIGVPRNISSDAKSISGIESHDVDDLQEVVSRNQEARQKLALEAEGLIEEECRIFLEWWDSLAAVPTINCLRSGLESIRKEELQKALSRMGPDFSARERKVVEALSKGIINKILHTPVTKLRAPQSRNDRRDSLDVIEKLFNLDVSSSLNKPKNS
- the rpe gene encoding ribulose-phosphate 3-epimerase, with the translated sequence MIQSISSAIFSEHRPVQIIPSVLPADWANMGQCVKDLELAGVDRIQFDVMDGNFVPNLTFGPEMITACRKYCNVPFETQLMVSQYNCETMLEGYVEASKGANGEPGVVIAHAEANIHLHRILGKIRQLGGSPSVALNPHTPMDMVKDVLDMVDHVLVMTVNPGFGGQAYIPTMLNKITQLRKLILDNGYNVDIEVDGGIKADWSLSQCCAAGANCFIAGSGMFAYPTLKEGCDALRKVANDAQNGKIIKK